Below is a genomic region from Coriobacteriia bacterium.
AGGAGCAGGCGGGCATGCCATGTCCGTCGTTGATTCTGTAAACCCCAACACTACAGAATTAATTGGGTTCATTGATGAATACGCAAGAAATGACACATTTCTTGGACGTCCGATAATCGCCCAGAGATTTGAGCAAATCGACGCACCCGAAAACTATTCCTTTTTTATTGCAATTGGAGACAACCATGTTCGTTACAAGTGGTATGCCCACCTGAAAAATGCCGGCATGCATATCATAAACATCATTGATTCGAGTGCAATTGTCTCCCATACCGCTCGTATTGGAGAAGGGAACTTCATTGGTAAGCTGGCAGTCGTAAACAGCTTCGCAGAGATAGGAGACAACAACATCATCAACACTCGTGCCCTAGTCGAGCATCGCTGCAGGGTTGGGAGCCATAATCATGTATCCACCAATTCCGTTCTTAACGGTGACGTAATTGTTGGAGACGGTACCTTCGTCGGCAGCAGCTCTGTAACAAATGGCCAGCTTACGATTGGGTCATGGTCGATAATCGGTTCAGGGTCATCAGTCATTCGAAACGTGGGGGACAGTGTTACTGTCGTCGGCACTCCTGCCCGAGTAATAAAAAGGAGATAACATGTCAACTCACGTATATCTAATTGCTGAAATAGGATGTAACCATAATGGAGATCCTAAACTAGCAAAGGAAATGATCGCCCAGGCGAAAAAATGTGGAGTCGATGCTGTTAAATTTCAGTCTTTCTCTGCATCTTCGCTCGTATCCAAGTTTGCGGAGAAGGCTGATTATCAGAAAAGAAATATGGGGCGTGAAGAAACGCAGCTCGAGATGCTCCAAAAGCTCGAGCTGTCACACGAAGATTACCTACAGTTGAAAAAGTATGCGGAATCCTTGAATCTTGATGTGTTTTCCACCCCGTTTGATTTGGAAACAATCGACTTCCTTAAAGACGCAGGCCAAACGATTTGGAAGGTTCCTTCGGGAGAAATAACTAATCTCCCCTATCTGCGATCCATTGCACAAGTGTCGTGTCCAAAACGAAAATTCATTGTCTCGTCGGGTATGGCAACCATCGAAGAATTGAAATCCTGCATCGCTGTCCTTAGAGAATCAGGCGTGAATTCCAAAGAAATCACTCTCCTTCATTGCAATACCGAATATCCGACTCCTGATACCGATGTGAACATTACCGCGATATGCGATTTGCGTCGATCTTTTCCAGGTTTGAACATCGGTTTTTCTGATCATTCGGTTGGTTCTGTCGCCGCCATTGAAGCTGTTGCGCTTGGTGTCAGCGTTATCGAAAAACATTTCACTCTGGACAAAGCTCTCTCAGGACCCGATCATGTCGCTTCCTCCACACCAGACGAGCTTCGCGCCTTGTGCAAAGATGTACGAAGAGCCGAGGCAATGCTCGGACATGGATGCAAAATCGTAACTAAATCCGAGGCGAAAAACAAAAACGCAGCACGAAAATCCATTGTGGCATCGAGGAAAATTAAGAAAGGGGAAACGTTCACTAATGCAAATCTTGCATGCAAAAGACCAGGATATGGCATCTCCCCTATGCTTTGGGACGAGCTTTGCGGTCTAACAGCACAAAGAGACTTCTCTGAGGATGAGCTTATTATCCAAAACGGATTCCCCTGGCAGGAACAGTCATGACCCCATGCAGTTACAACAGAACAGCTCTTATTCCCGCACGCTCGGGATCGAAGGGACTAAAAAACAAAAACGTGCTTCCCATATGCGGCAAGCCTATGATTGCATATACGATCGAAGCGGCATTGGAATCGGAATTGTTCAAGCACGTATACGTATCAACGGATTCAACGGAATACGCTAAGCTCGCCGAACAATATGGAGCGAAGACTATCCTTAGAGATGAATCGATTTCTGGCGACTCAGCACCCACATATGCCGTAATAGAAGATTTCCTGTCGAAGCTCAGCATGAATCCGGATTATTTTGCTCTACTCCAACCAACGTCCCCCTTGCGAACGGCCCAAAGCATCGTTGCTGCTGCAACATTGTTTGAGTCGAATATAGATTCATTCGATTTTCTTGTATCCGTAAAAGAGTCGGAATTCGGTCCCGATCTGGTAAAACCCATTGAAAATGATTTGAGCATGAAACATTTTTCTGCTGATTTTGCTCACTACGCTAGGCAAAAAGACAGGAGCTATAGCCCAAATGGAGCGATATACTTCGCAAAACCCAAAGAGTATATGACCCAAAGGCACTTCTTCGGCCACCGGTCCATTGCCTATATAATGCCCAAACGCGAATCAGTCGATATCGACGATGAAGTTGATTTCATTCTCGCGGAAGCACTTCTGCAAAAGGAGTAGCTCAAATGTACCAGATATCATTTGCGGTCGATTCGAGGGCCGAATTTGGAATTGTCGAAAGATATCTCAAGCTTCTTGATAACGATAGAGATGTCAAACTCACCATCCTCGCAACCGGTTCTTTCGTCGAAGAGGAGTTTGGTTGCCAGGTTGACCTAGCAAAGAAGCATGGTTTCGACATCTCATTTGAACTGCACCTACCACCTGGTTATTCATCCAACGCTGAAGTAATAAACCGCATGGCTGCATGCCTCAGTTCATTTGGAGAGTATTTCGAAACGACACGCCCGGACTTGCTTATCGTACTTGGTGATAGATACGAAATGCTTGCGGTATCAGTTGCGGCGGCAATGCAGAGAATTCCTATTCTGCATTTGCATGGCGGTGAGGCAACCTACGGAAATTATGACGAGTTTATTCGCCATTCGATTACTAAACTCAGCACATTCCATTTTGCCTCATGCGAAGAATACAGAGATAGAATTATTCAGCTCGGCGAGCATCCTGATCGTGTGTTTTGTCTAGGCGCTTTGGGGGCAGAGAATTGCGTTTTGCTGAGCGAGCGCGCCTCCATGGAGCAACTCCCGCTTACCCCAAGCAAGGATTTCTGTATTGTGCTGTTTCATCCCGAGACACTTTCAAACATTGATGTTATCGAACAGACAGAGACACTCCTTTCTGCATGCGATATGCACTCCGACCTCGAGTTCATCTTTCTAGGATCAAATGCAGACACGCAAGCAAATGAAATTCGTAATACAGTCAAAGACTATGTCGCATCTCATGACAATGCGTCTTATCTTGAAAACTTGCCCGTTGACAGCTTCTTGCACCTGCTAAAACACGCCGAATGCCTCATTGGAAACTCGTCTTCTGGAATTATTGAAGCACCAAGTCTCGGAGTTCCTACGGTAAATATCGGGAATAGGCAAAAAGGCCGCGTACGGGCAGAAAGCGTAATTGACGTTGCATGCGACAGCACGCAAATTTCAGGTGCCATTAATTGGGCGCAAGCACACAAGGGTGAAAAATCTACCAATCCATATTATCGGGAAGATGCAGCTCGTTCATACTACAAAAAGACAAAAGAGCTTCTTGAGGTCATTTCTGAGAAAGGCATCATGCCGAAGGAGTTTTATGACCTGGGATACCAAGCGTAAACTATAATTATAGTTTACGCTTGAAAATCCAAACACAGAGGGTTGCTTCAATCCCGATATGCAAAGGTGTATTTTGACTAGTCTCGTGAATATACTGAAAAAGATAGCCAACGTGATAGAAAAAAAGAGCGTCAGTCCTTTTTCCACCCCGGTCACCAAACAAATCTCCTACCTTGAATCACTCAAGGAACCTCATGATTTAATCGAACGGTCGTTCATGCAGTACAAATGCCAGATGAAGTTAAAAGGAATGCTTGTTCACTCTCTGATTAACCTTGCTTCTGCACCACTGCTCCTTGTTATTCTCTTGCGAAAAGAGAGTCCCATTACCCCATGCAGAGACATATGCGACAAAGATACCCCCCGCGCAGCCTATTTCGATGATTTGACAACCGATATCATTCCAATCGAGATTTCTTCAAGCTTTGACATCGTCCCCTGTTCTTCCACATCACAGGGCCGTCTTACAAAAAAAGACAGAGCCTTTTTCAGGCAGATTGTCGTGCGCTACCCATTCTCATGGCATTTCCTTCTAAAGACGCTTGTAAAAGTACGGCAGTATAGAGGTGTCATCGACTCTATAAATCCAAAGGCTTTTATAGTGTGCAGCGAATATTCATTTGCATCCTCGCTTATGACGGCGTACCTGCATGAAAATGGAATAGTTCATATCAATGTGATGCACGGTGAGAAACTCTTTTTTATTCGTGATAGTTTTTTTCAATTTGATCGTTGCTACGTTTGGGATGACAAGCTCGTTGACCTGTTCATTGATTTACGGGCGCACCGTAATCAATTCCATGTTTCTATACCTCCCTCATTGCGATTGTGCATCCAAGAGGGTAGAAAGCGATATGACTTCACTTATTATCTTGGAGGAGAGACGCGACAACAATTGGACGCAATCTTATTGCACATGTTAAAGCTTCGTAAAAAGGGATTTCATTTATGCATCCGTCCTCATCCGCGATATACAGATGTAAGTGAGTTGGCACCTTTCATCAATGCCGGAATTCATCTCGAAACGTGCGAGTGTGTATCAATTGAAGAGTCACTTTCAACCACCCGCCATGCTCTTTCACTTTATTCGACTGTTTTGCGACAAGCATACGAAAACGGCATTCCGATAGTAATAGACGATTTATCCGATTCTTCAAAGTACAGACAGTTGCAAGAGACTCGTTTCGCTATCCTTGCAAAGCCGCATACTCTACTATCCGACTACATTGATAACGGGATTGCCGAAAAACAGGCCTGAATCTTGCAGCAACAATCATCCGTGCTGGGCAATAGCGTCTCTTGCTAGCTGCATATTCGCTTCATACTCAGCTTTCGGCACTTTTCCCTGCCGAAGTAAGTAGTCCCCATAATCTTCAGCCGTTTCCATACCATCTGCTGTTACATCTTTCCGCGCAAAGACTTTTCCAAACGTCTTAATAACGATTTTAACGTCATATATAAATGAAATATTTTCTATATAGACGAGATCCATTTGGAGTTTATCTTCCCATGAAATTGCATTTCGCCCACTAACCTGGGCTAGTCCAGATAGACCGGGGGCAACAAGATGCCTTTTCCGTTGTTCGGGAGACATGAAAACCATATCGCGTACGAGCTGGGGGCGAGGTCCCGTTACAGACATATCTCCCTTCAGGATGTTAAATAACTCCGGAAGCTCATCAAGAGATGTCGAGCGCAAGAACTTTCCAAATGAGGTCAAACGCATGTCATCTGGCAGTAAATTACCGTCCTCGTCCCGCTCGTCAGTCATCGTTCGAAATTTATACAAATAGAATATCGTCTCACACCCTGTTGAAGGATCAATTTTGCCAGGACGAAGTTGCTTGAACAGTACAGGGTTTCCCAACTTAATCCGAACGAGAACCGCAACAATTAACAGCAGCCAAGACAAACCCAGGATGCCAAGAAGCGAACAGAGAACATCCAGGCCGCGTTTGATTATTCGCGCGTATATGCCTTTTGGAACGTCCGAGGTATCAATAGGGGCAAGCATGAAGAACCCTTATTCAAAGCAAGCGCAAACTGCCTGTATAATCTTGTCTTGCTGTTTGGGAGTCATCTTGTTGTCACTCGGCAAGCATAAACCGCGATGGAAAATATCTGAACCGATATCGAGCGGTCTGCCATCGACCCCCACAGAACCACCGGAGATATATGCGTTCGTAAGACAGCGTCCGTCCCCTTCACGCGTCACAAAGGGACTCATGCGAAATATGGGCTGTATATGCATCGGCTTCCATATGGGACGCCCCTCCGCATTAAGTGCCGCGAGAACCTCTAATATCTCTGTAGGACTGCTCTTGCCCGCCTCCGATTTATAGAGAGCATCTTGTTCTCCACGAACCTGCGGTGCCATCGCATCAGAATCGATGAGTAAACAGCTTAACCAGTGGTTGGGTTCAGAAATTTCGCAATCAAATGGGTTCATGCTCACGGGCACATCCCTGAACCCCTCTTTGTAACGCTCGTAGATAGCTTGCTTTTGAATGATGTGCTCCTCGAGATACGGAAGCTGCCCGCGAACCACGCCAGCAATCACATTGCTCATGCGGTAGTTATAACCCAACTCCTCATGTTGATACCATGGAGCGTTTTCGCGGCTTTGAGTAGACCATTTACGAACACGATTGGCATCATCCTCGTTATCGGTAAGCAGCATCCCCCCGGAACTTCCCGTTATAATCTTGTTTCCGTTAAAGCTGATAGCGCTCACTTTGCCAAAGGTTCCGGTTTGCTTGCCTTTATATATGGCACCAAGACTTTCGGCAGCGTCTTCCACAAGAATCGCTCCATGGGCATCGCAAATCGAGCAAATCTCGTCCATTTTCGCGGGAGTACCATAGAGATGAGCAAGCACAACGACTTTAGCATCAGGATGAAGTCCGAAACCCCTCTCAAGGGCCACAGGATCCATGTTCCAGGTCTCGTATTCACTATCCACAAAAACCGGAACACCCCCTTCGTAGATTACGGGATTCACAGTGGCCGAAAAGGTCATATCGCTGCACAAAACCTCGTCGCCGGGTTTTATGCCCGCTAGCTTCATAGCAAGATGAAGCGCACTTGTGCCAGCGGACAGTGCAACCGCATACCCACAGCCCACTTTCTCGCAAATCTCCCGCTCAATGGCATTGATATTGCCACCCACTGTAGACATCCAGTTGGTATCATAAGCTTCGGACATGTACTTAAGCTCATCGCCATGCATAGTGGGCGACGAAAGCCAGACCTTCTGGTCAAACGGGACGATTTTATTCAGAGGCATATGAAACGTCCTTCTACTCTCGCAACTTCCCATTTTCAGGCAGAGTGCCAGCCGGATGATTAGCTGTGGCATTGTTTACACTTGTCCCACCTGCAACGCATCCGCTGGCAAAACTCGGTTTATACGTGGGCACGACACTGGCCATGATGACCTTGATTGTCTCGCTCTCTTGCCAACTCTCCTTACCAAGCTCAATAATCTTCCTGCTGACTACATCATCATCCATCTGAATGGGCTGTCCAATGTGAATAAGCCTGTTGGGAGTCTCCTTGAGCCCTTCTTCGTTCATAAGCATTTCTTCGAAGAGTTTCTCGCCAGGACGAAGGCCGGTATAAACGATGTCGATGTCCACATCAGGTTCGAAGCCGCTCAGTCGTATGAGCTTACGCGCCATATCGTCAATCTTCACCGGATCTCCCATATCGAGAACGAAGATTTCTCCGCCTTCAGCATAGAAGGCCGCCTGCAAAACAAGGCCCACGGCCTCAGGGATAGTCATGAAGTAGCGGATGATGTTCTTATCGGTAACAGTGACAGGGCCACCCTCTGCAATTTGCTTTTGAAACAATGGAATAACGCTGCCATTGCTGCCAAGCACATTACCAAAGCGAACAGCCGAGAAGATCGTGCGCACAGGACTTAACGTGCCATCGTCATTGAAAAGATTTTCCTCACATCGCACAGCAGAGCGTCTGTCCATCATCTGAACAATCATCTCGCACACACGCTTGCTTGCACCCATGATATTAGTAGGATTCACAGCTTTATCAGTGCTGATGAGCACAAAACGGTCCGCGCCGTGCTCGAGCGCTGCTTTCGCGACATTGTACGTTCCCATGACATTGTTCTTAACGGCCTCGTTTGGACTCTTCTCCATGAGCGGCACGTGTTTGTGCGCAGCAGCATGAAAAACAACATCAGGAGCATATTGGTCAAAAAGCCAAGAAACTCGTCCCTCATCACGCACGGAACCAATGAGAACCTCAAGGTTTATTTCTGGATAACAGCGCAAAAGCTCCTGTTGAATTTCATACGCATTGTTCTCATAAATATCGAAAATCACAAGCTGACGAGGGCAGTCCGCTGCAATCTGACGGCACAGTTCGCTGCCGATACTTCCGCCACCTCCCGTAATCAAGACAACTTTGTCATGTATGAAATCATGGACTTCGTCGCTGTTAATGGTTATAGGATCGCGTCCAAGCAAATCTTCAATCTGTACCTCACGCAACCGCGAGACATTTACCTGTCCGTCCAAAAGCTGATAGATTCCAGGCATTGCAAGAAGTTTGCAGTCCGTCTGTTGACATATTTCGAGAATATCTCGGCGTACTGTACCCGTCGCACTGGGAATATCGAATACGATTTGCGTAACGCCATATTCCTTGACCGCATCTATAATGCGCTTGCGTCCTCCGACAATAGGAACACCGTCAAGATACTTTCCAGCTTTCGATGGATTATCGTCAATAGCACACACGACTTTCCAATTAAGCTTGTCGCTAAATTTGATTTCATGAATAAGGTCACGTCCGGCAGAACCAGCACCAATAATCATCACATTCTCGGGCGTCTTGCCATTCACGCTATCAGCACGCATACGCACGCGCGTCATGCGCAGAAAACGATACCCAAAGCGCAAAGCGGCAGTGAAGCAGAAGCCCAGAATGGCGCCCATAATCCAAAATGAGAGCGGCATACGAATCTGCGTGATGAAATACACGACGAGAATACCAGCCTGAGTCACAAGCCACGAGAGGACTAGATGCGTGAGCTCCGTTGTCGACGCATAGGTCCAAATGCTGTGATACAGTCTAAACGCCCACATAGAGGCAATAGCTATAAGAATATACGGGATGATCAGAATCTGATACGCATGCAGATACGTTTCGCCAATCTGAACAAAATCAAATTCGAAACGCATAAGCAAAGCAAGAATATAAGCAAACGCAATGAAAATTGCGTCGCACACAACAAGTAGCGCCGTACGCACGGCGCGTTTGCGATCCACGTGAATACGCTTCATTTCGTCAGCAGCGTCTTTGTTTTCAGCAGACAACGCAACCTTCTCCTCTTGCGCAAAATATCATCGACATCCTCACCTACTCTTGGCCCAAAGGTGTCGTATCAATCACAAGTGTCTCGACCGCGTTTGGTGAAGTCGTGACAGTATATGTCAATGTCGTGCTTTGCAGACCTTCGATCATCGTAACACCGTACCAAACCTCATGGCCGTTGTAAGTCGCCCGCGTCATAGGTTCAATCCCAGGTTGTGTATACCAAACACCCACATCGTCAAAAAAAGTATCGGGTGCAAAATCACCCTCAACTTGAAGATCAGTAATGACGCCACCCATGGGTGCAAACAAGTACACGTCCAGAATCATATCTCCCTTTGAGCGCACCTTACCAACAGCATACTGATCAGGAGTTGTAAGAATTGCAGGAAGGTTTGCAGCATCGTCAGGAGAAAGCGTATTCGTAATTGTCGTCGTTACGGAATAACTTGTTGATCCGTCAGCATTCTTGGTCTCATTACCCACGGTCGTATCCGAATTGATATACCAATTGCCCTTTGAAGCAACTGTCGTCGCAAGATAAACACCGAGTTCCGGATTAGCCTCGCTCATTGAGATCGCACACGCTGCATCGAGCTTTTCAATTACAGCCTGCTCTTCAGGATTGGCCACCCACATGTAGATGCGCTTATCAGCAATCGAATCCCCTATAACCTGCACGGCGCTCAGCATGCTAACAGAATCAATGTTTCCAAAAAATGCATCGAGGGCAAGGGAGGCAACCTCGCTAAAGAAGGCGTTTTGTTTTGCCGATGCTAGAGCGTATGCGGTTTTCTGATCATCAGCTGCAATGTCGGGACTCTCGGTAGATTCATCTTCAAATGACTCGGTGCTATACATGATATATGCGGAATTCATTAGAACTTCCGCAGCATTCGAACCGTTTACCGCGACACCATCCGACGTAGTCACTCCTCCAGTTAGCTCTAGTATGGATTGCAAAAAGACCGGGTCGACAGAAATAATGCCATCGAATGGAGGCTTCTTGTTCGCATCCCAGATTGATTTCATAATCTCAGCAGCACGAGGAAAATGCGGGTTATACCCCGCATCGTAGAAATATTCCCCTGCACGAGTCCCAAAGAGAGTCCTCTCTTCATCAGTCAACTCCAAGACTTCATCTTCAGACTGAGCAAAAGAAAGATTCGGCGCGGTCATTT
It encodes:
- a CDS encoding aminotransferase DegT; this translates as MPLNKIVPFDQKVWLSSPTMHGDELKYMSEAYDTNWMSTVGGNINAIEREICEKVGCGYAVALSAGTSALHLAMKLAGIKPGDEVLCSDMTFSATVNPVIYEGGVPVFVDSEYETWNMDPVALERGFGLHPDAKVVVLAHLYGTPAKMDEICSICDAHGAILVEDAAESLGAIYKGKQTGTFGKVSAISFNGNKIITGSSGGMLLTDNEDDANRVRKWSTQSRENAPWYQHEELGYNYRMSNVIAGVVRGQLPYLEEHIIQKQAIYERYKEGFRDVPVSMNPFDCEISEPNHWLSCLLIDSDAMAPQVRGEQDALYKSEAGKSSPTEILEVLAALNAEGRPIWKPMHIQPIFRMSPFVTREGDGRCLTNAYISGGSVGVDGRPLDIGSDIFHRGLCLPSDNKMTPKQQDKIIQAVCACFE
- a CDS encoding nucleoside-diphosphate sugar epimerase translates to MKRIHVDRKRAVRTALLVVCDAIFIAFAYILALLMRFEFDFVQIGETYLHAYQILIIPYILIAIASMWAFRLYHSIWTYASTTELTHLVLSWLVTQAGILVVYFITQIRMPLSFWIMGAILGFCFTAALRFGYRFLRMTRVRMRADSVNGKTPENVMIIGAGSAGRDLIHEIKFSDKLNWKVVCAIDDNPSKAGKYLDGVPIVGGRKRIIDAVKEYGVTQIVFDIPSATGTVRRDILEICQQTDCKLLAMPGIYQLLDGQVNVSRLREVQIEDLLGRDPITINSDEVHDFIHDKVVLITGGGGSIGSELCRQIAADCPRQLVIFDIYENNAYEIQQELLRCYPEINLEVLIGSVRDEGRVSWLFDQYAPDVVFHAAAHKHVPLMEKSPNEAVKNNVMGTYNVAKAALEHGADRFVLISTDKAVNPTNIMGASKRVCEMIVQMMDRRSAVRCEENLFNDDGTLSPVRTIFSAVRFGNVLGSNGSVIPLFQKQIAEGGPVTVTDKNIIRYFMTIPEAVGLVLQAAFYAEGGEIFVLDMGDPVKIDDMARKLIRLSGFEPDVDIDIVYTGLRPGEKLFEEMLMNEEGLKETPNRLIHIGQPIQMDDDVVSRKIIELGKESWQESETIKVIMASVVPTYKPSFASGCVAGGTSVNNATANHPAGTLPENGKLRE
- a CDS encoding shikimate dehydrogenase, encoding MNKTKLIIVGAGGHAMSVVDSVNPNTTELIGFIDEYARNDTFLGRPIIAQRFEQIDAPENYSFFIAIGDNHVRYKWYAHLKNAGMHIINIIDSSAIVSHTARIGEGNFIGKLAVVNSFAEIGDNNIINTRALVEHRCRVGSHNHVSTNSVLNGDVIVGDGTFVGSSSVTNGQLTIGSWSIIGSGSSVIRNVGDSVTVVGTPARVIKRR
- a CDS encoding acylneuraminate cytidylyltransferase family protein → MTPCSYNRTALIPARSGSKGLKNKNVLPICGKPMIAYTIEAALESELFKHVYVSTDSTEYAKLAEQYGAKTILRDESISGDSAPTYAVIEDFLSKLSMNPDYFALLQPTSPLRTAQSIVAAATLFESNIDSFDFLVSVKESEFGPDLVKPIENDLSMKHFSADFAHYARQKDRSYSPNGAIYFAKPKEYMTQRHFFGHRSIAYIMPKRESVDIDDEVDFILAEALLQKE
- a CDS encoding UDP-galactose phosphate transferase, with amino-acid sequence MLAPIDTSDVPKGIYARIIKRGLDVLCSLLGILGLSWLLLIVAVLVRIKLGNPVLFKQLRPGKIDPSTGCETIFYLYKFRTMTDERDEDGNLLPDDMRLTSFGKFLRSTSLDELPELFNILKGDMSVTGPRPQLVRDMVFMSPEQRKRHLVAPGLSGLAQVSGRNAISWEDKLQMDLVYIENISFIYDVKIVIKTFGKVFARKDVTADGMETAEDYGDYLLRQGKVPKAEYEANMQLARDAIAQHG
- the neuB gene encoding N-acetylneuraminate synthase — encoded protein: MSTHVYLIAEIGCNHNGDPKLAKEMIAQAKKCGVDAVKFQSFSASSLVSKFAEKADYQKRNMGREETQLEMLQKLELSHEDYLQLKKYAESLNLDVFSTPFDLETIDFLKDAGQTIWKVPSGEITNLPYLRSIAQVSCPKRKFIVSSGMATIEELKSCIAVLRESGVNSKEITLLHCNTEYPTPDTDVNITAICDLRRSFPGLNIGFSDHSVGSVAAIEAVALGVSVIEKHFTLDKALSGPDHVASSTPDELRALCKDVRRAEAMLGHGCKIVTKSEAKNKNAARKSIVASRKIKKGETFTNANLACKRPGYGISPMLWDELCGLTAQRDFSEDELIIQNGFPWQEQS
- the neuC gene encoding UDP-N-acetylglucosamine 2-epimerase (hydrolyzing) encodes the protein MYQISFAVDSRAEFGIVERYLKLLDNDRDVKLTILATGSFVEEEFGCQVDLAKKHGFDISFELHLPPGYSSNAEVINRMAACLSSFGEYFETTRPDLLIVLGDRYEMLAVSVAAAMQRIPILHLHGGEATYGNYDEFIRHSITKLSTFHFASCEEYRDRIIQLGEHPDRVFCLGALGAENCVLLSERASMEQLPLTPSKDFCIVLFHPETLSNIDVIEQTETLLSACDMHSDLEFIFLGSNADTQANEIRNTVKDYVASHDNASYLENLPVDSFLHLLKHAECLIGNSSSGIIEAPSLGVPTVNIGNRQKGRVRAESVIDVACDSTQISGAINWAQAHKGEKSTNPYYREDAARSYYKKTKELLEVISEKGIMPKEFYDLGYQA